The Pollutimonas sp. M17 sequence GATATAGCTGCGCAGCGCCTGGGCCTGGCTATTGGTCAGTCCCGCCGCATGCCGCCCCGCTTGGGACGCCTTCAGCGCGCGGCTGAAGCTGATCAGGCTTGCCGCGCCCGACGCCACGGCATCGGCGGGGACGTCCTGGACGGTATCGCCGTCCGCCAAAGCGCCGCCGGCGAACGAGGCCAGCATGTCCTGCTTGAAGTCGTCGGGGCGCAGGGCGATGATCAGCGCCTCATGGATTTGCCGAGCCTGCTCGCGCAGCGAAGGCACGGCCACGCTCAGCACCACCGTGACCAGCACGGCGATACCCAGGTATATTGCACAGACGTGCACGAACTCGCTGACCTGGTAACCGGCTGTGCGCATGGAGCGACCCATGACGCTTTCGGAACCCATGACCGCCATTGCACCCCTTCCCAATAAAATAAAGAAGGTCGATGTTAACCTTCTCTGCCCGGAAATGTAATCCGACAGTAACCTGATGGCCTGATTCTGTGAAATACCGTGATTTAAGAGACTTTATCGCCCAGCTCGAAGCCAAAGGCGAACTGAAGCGCGTGACGCACCCCGTCAGCACCGATCTGGAAATGACCGAGATCAGCGACCGCGTGCTGCGCGCCGAAGGCCCCGCCCTGCTTTTCGAGAACGCCCTGCACAATGGCCAGCCGGCGCAGATGCCGGTGCTGACCAATCTGTTCGGTACGCCGCGGCGCGTGGCCTGGGGCATGGGGGCGGAAGAAGTCGGCGCACTGCGCCAGACGGGCGAACTGCTCGCGTCCTTGCGCGAGCCCGAGCCGCCGCGCGGCTTGCGCGATGCCCTGGCGACGGTCTCCATGCTCAAGGCCGCGCTGTGGGACATGAGTCCCAAGACCGTCAAGGGCGCGGCCTGCCAGGACGTCGTGCTGGAAGGCGATGACGTGGACCTGAACCGGATTCCGCTGCAACGCTGCTGGCCGGGCGACATCGCCCCCCTGCTGACCTGGGGCCTGGTGATGACGCGCGGGCCGAATGCCAGGCGGCAGAACCTGGGCATCTACCGTCAGCAACTGATCGGCCGCAACAAGCTCATCATGCGCTGGCTGTCGCATCGCGGCGGCGCCCTGGATTTCCGGGACCATGCACTGGCCCATCCGGGCAAGCCCTTCCCCATCGCCGTGGCGCTGGGCGCCGACCCCGCAACCATACTGGGCGCGGTCACGCCGGTTCCCGACAGCCTGTCCGAATATCAGTTCGCGGGCTTGCTGCGCGGCTCGCGCACTGAAGTGACCAAGGCGCTGGGCAGCGACCTGTCCGTGCCGGCCTTTGCCGAGATCGTCCTGGAAGGCCATATACTGCCCTCGTCGGACAGCCGAGCCATGCGGTCCGTGCCGCCCGAAGGTGTCGCCGCGCCCGAGGATACCGGGTATGAAATGGCGCTGGAGGGCCCCTATGGGGACCATA is a genomic window containing:
- the ubiD gene encoding 4-hydroxy-3-polyprenylbenzoate decarboxylase, which produces MKYRDLRDFIAQLEAKGELKRVTHPVSTDLEMTEISDRVLRAEGPALLFENALHNGQPAQMPVLTNLFGTPRRVAWGMGAEEVGALRQTGELLASLREPEPPRGLRDALATVSMLKAALWDMSPKTVKGAACQDVVLEGDDVDLNRIPLQRCWPGDIAPLLTWGLVMTRGPNARRQNLGIYRQQLIGRNKLIMRWLSHRGGALDFRDHALAHPGKPFPIAVALGADPATILGAVTPVPDSLSEYQFAGLLRGSRTEVTKALGSDLSVPAFAEIVLEGHILPSSDSRAMRSVPPEGVAAPEDTGYEMALEGPYGDHTGYYNEQDWFPVFTVERITMRRDPIYHSTYTGKPPDEPAVLGVALNEVFVPLLKRQLPEIVDFYLPPEGCSYRLAVVSMRKQYPGHAKRVMFGLWSVLRQFMYTKFIIVVDHDVDVRNWKEVVWAMTTRMDPVRDTVLVENTPIDYLDFASPVSGLGGKMGLDATNKWPGETQREWGTPIEMDASVKTRVDAIWSELGL